A region from the Colwellia sp. PAMC 21821 genome encodes:
- the cobT gene encoding nicotinate-nucleotide--dimethylbenzimidazole phosphoribosyltransferase translates to MFDIQAVSDEHSEKIQAVINGKTKPLGALGELEHLAKQIAKIQLTTADFEAPKLSQYKLQLNHPHLTVFAGDHGVASEGVSIAPSEVTRQMVANFAGGGAAINVFSQQLGWTLNIVDAGILQPVLSTAVLNQRLGNITQAINNQEAMTQKQVEQGFIFAKKHIAEIKNTGCNIMAFGEMGIGNTTIASAIMAAIMNIPASEAVGRGTGVSDEIVLKKQQVVEQALALHRDNLTDAESILRCLGGFEVVQITAAMLAAAENRMLIIVDGFICTAAAMLAIKFNANVKNYMVFAHCSGEQGHEKMLQWLEVKPLLNLGLRLGEGTGAALALPIIQAAVAFYNDMASFADAEVTDVT, encoded by the coding sequence ATGTTTGATATTCAAGCGGTAAGTGACGAACACTCAGAAAAAATTCAAGCGGTAATTAATGGTAAAACAAAGCCATTAGGTGCCCTGGGAGAGCTTGAGCACTTAGCAAAGCAAATCGCTAAAATTCAGCTGACAACTGCCGATTTTGAAGCGCCTAAGCTCAGTCAGTATAAGTTACAATTAAACCATCCTCATTTAACTGTTTTTGCAGGCGACCATGGTGTTGCTAGCGAAGGTGTATCCATTGCGCCTAGTGAAGTCACTCGCCAAATGGTGGCAAATTTTGCTGGCGGTGGCGCAGCCATTAATGTCTTTAGTCAACAACTTGGCTGGACGTTAAATATTGTCGATGCAGGTATTTTACAACCGGTATTATCAACAGCCGTTCTAAACCAACGTTTAGGCAATATTACCCAAGCCATTAATAATCAAGAAGCAATGACTCAAAAGCAAGTTGAGCAAGGCTTTATTTTTGCTAAAAAACATATTGCTGAGATCAAGAATACTGGTTGTAATATTATGGCTTTTGGTGAAATGGGTATAGGTAACACCACGATTGCTTCCGCAATAATGGCCGCCATAATGAATATTCCAGCCAGCGAAGCGGTGGGGCGTGGTACCGGCGTTTCTGATGAAATAGTGCTGAAGAAACAACAAGTGGTAGAGCAAGCGTTAGCTCTTCATCGCGATAACCTCACTGATGCTGAGTCTATTTTACGCTGCTTAGGTGGTTTTGAAGTTGTTCAGATCACCGCAGCAATGCTTGCAGCGGCAGAAAATCGCATGTTAATTATTGTCGACGGTTTTATTTGTACCGCTGCGGCCATGTTGGCCATTAAGTTTAATGCCAACGTGAAAAACTATATGGTGTTTGCGCATTGTTCAGGTGAGCAAGGTCACGAAAAAATGTTGCAATGGTTAGAAGTTAAGCCCTTATTAAATTTAGGCTTGCGCTTAGGTGAAGGTACAGGTGCGGCATTAGCGCTACCAATCATACAAGCAGCAGTAGCCTTTTATAATGATATGGCAAGCTTTGCCGATGCTGAGGTAACCGATGTTACCTGA
- a CDS encoding histidine phosphatase family protein, producing MSVFNVYLLRHGELVQTGILCGRTDIALSDTGKKQLVNAIQYLPNISHCYSSPLIRCREFAEKFCQKNELPIQVLAELQEMNFGDWDGKSYQSLWQPELEPDQQIELSSDKKIPTLGDFWQNPWQCQPPNGETMASFTQRVDKFWHNLLAQLEQSHLHKNKQNQAVNTLVFSHGGVIRYILAKVLGLPIPGVNHMANLDVPYGGLIHLQITIDDKGKAWPKLML from the coding sequence TTGTCAGTATTTAACGTTTATTTATTACGCCACGGTGAATTAGTGCAAACAGGTATTCTATGTGGTCGCACTGATATTGCGCTATCTGATACGGGCAAAAAACAGCTTGTTAATGCCATTCAATACCTGCCTAATATATCACATTGCTATAGCTCTCCACTGATTCGTTGCCGCGAATTTGCTGAAAAATTTTGCCAAAAAAATGAATTGCCCATACAGGTTTTAGCTGAATTACAAGAGATGAACTTTGGTGACTGGGACGGAAAAAGTTATCAATCCCTTTGGCAACCAGAACTGGAACCAGATCAACAGATCGAACTTTCTTCAGATAAAAAAATACCAACCTTAGGTGATTTTTGGCAAAACCCATGGCAATGCCAGCCTCCTAATGGTGAAACAATGGCAAGTTTTACGCAACGTGTTGATAAATTTTGGCATAATTTGTTAGCACAACTGGAGCAATCTCATCTTCATAAAAATAAGCAAAACCAAGCAGTAAATACTTTAGTGTTTAGTCATGGTGGTGTTATTCGGTATATTTTGGCTAAAGTGTTGGGTTTACCAATACCTGGTGTTAATCATATGGCCAATCTTGATGTACCTTATGGCGGGCTAATTCATCTTCAAATTACGATTGACGATAAGGGTAAAGCTTGGCCTAAATTGATGCTCTAG